From Juglans regia cultivar Chandler chromosome 8, Walnut 2.0, whole genome shotgun sequence, the proteins below share one genomic window:
- the LOC109009737 gene encoding nuclear transcription factor Y subunit B-4-like: protein MDDEQERLLPIANVGRIMKQILPATAKISKEAKETLQECSTEFISFVTAEASDKCHKENRKTVNGDDICWALSTLGFDNYSEAMVRYLYKYREAERQKPDQNKAGSSNPDQDKQQLEESNYGNDQLGKQNNEDPSS from the coding sequence ATGGATGACGAGCAAGAGAGGTTGCTGCCAATTGCAAACGTGGGTCGGATAATGAAGCAAATTCTTCCCGCAACTGCGAAGATTTCCAAGGAAGCCAAGGAAACCTTGCAAGAGTGTTCGACAGAGTTTATTAGTTTTGTTACGGCCGAGGCATCCGACAAGTGTCACAAGGAGAATCGCAAGACTGTGAATGGGGATGATATCTGTTGGGCTCTGAGTACTCTAGGGTTTGATAACTATTCTGAGGCCATGGTGCGGTACTTATATAAATACAGGGAGGCTGAAAGGCAGAAACCTGACCAAAACAAAGCTGGAAGCAGTAATCCTGATCAAGACAAGCAGCAGCTTGAAGAATCAAACTACGGAAATGACCAACTTGGGAAGCAAAATAATGAAGATCCAAGCTCTTGA